One Falco peregrinus isolate bFalPer1 chromosome 6, bFalPer1.pri, whole genome shotgun sequence DNA segment encodes these proteins:
- the SCNN1A gene encoding amiloride-sensitive sodium channel subunit alpha isoform X2, whose product MPEGEKTGQCKQEEEQEQKEEEREGLIEFYGSYQELFQFFCSNTTIHGAIRLVCSKKNKMKTAFWLTFPAVTLCTLNPYRYSAIRKKLDELDQITHQTLLDLYDYNMSLARSDWSMQSTRKRSSRSLLHHVQRHPLRRQKRDNLVNLPENSPSVDKNDWKIGFVLCSENNKDCFHQAYSSGVDAVREWYSFHYINILAQMPDAKALDESDFENFIYACRFNEATCDKANYTHFHHPLYGNCYTFNDNSSSLWTSSLPGISNGLSLVVRTEQNDFIPLLSTVTGARVMVHDQNEPAFMDDGGFNVRPGIETSISMRKEMTVRLGGSYSDCTEDGSDVPVQNLYSSRYTEQVCIRSCFQLNMVERCGCAYYFYPLPAGAEYCDYTKHVAWGYCYYKLLAEFKADVLGCFHKCRKPCRMTEYQLSAGYSRWPSAVSEDWVFYMLSQQNKYNITSKRNGVAKVNIFFEEWNYKTNGESPAFTVVTLLSQLGNQWSLWFGSSVLSVMELAELILDVIIITCILAVRWFRSRQQLSPPGPPPNSQDNTAFQDEVPALGAPHRFTVEAVVTKLPSYNSLEPRGPSRDGELGHE is encoded by the exons atgccagaaggGGAGAAGACAGGGCAATGTAAGCAagaagaggagcaggagcagaaagaagaggAGCGGGAGGGTCTCATCGAGTTCTACGGGTCCTACCAGGAGCTCTTCCAGTTCTTCTGCAGCAACACAACCATCCACGGGGCTATCCGCCTGGTGTGCTCCAAAAAGAACAAGATGAAGACAGCCTTCTG GCTGACCTTCCCAGCCGTGACGCTGTGCACACTCAATCCATACAG GTACAGTGCCATCCGGAAGAAGCTGGATGAGCTGGACCAAATCACCCATCAGACGCTGCTAGACCTTTATGACTACAACATGTCTCTGGCACGAAGCGACTGGTCCATGCAGTCCACACGGAAGCGTAGCTCAAGGAGCCTGCTCCACCACGTCCAGCGCCATCCACTGCGAAGGCAGAAGCGGGATAATTTAGTCAACCTGCCAGAGAACAGTCCCTCAGTGGACAAGAATGACTGGaaaattggttttgttctg TGCAGTGAAAACAACAAGGACTGCTTCCATCAGGCGTACTCCTCAGGGGTGGACGCTGTGCGGGAATGGTACAGCTTTCACTATATCAATATCCTGGCGCAGATGCCTGATGCAAAAGCCCTGGATGAGTCTGACTTTGAGAATTTCATCTACGCCTGCCGCTTCAACGAAGCAACATGTGACAAGGC GAACTACACCCACTTCCACCATCCCTTGTACGGGAACTGCTACACCTTCAAcgacaacagcagcagcctgtggacATCCTCGCTGCCTGGGATCAGTAACG GTCTCTCTCTGGTGGTGCGCACCGAACAGAATGATTTCATCCCTCTGTTGTCCACGGTGACAGGAGCCAGGGTCATGGTCCATGATCAGAACGAGCCAGCCTTCATGGATGATGGGGGCTTCAACGTGCGCCCAGGTATTGAGACCTCCATCAGCATGAGAAAG GAGATGACTGTGCGTCTTGGGGGCAGCTACAGTGACTGCACAGAGGATGGCAGCGACGTGCCAGTGCAAAACCTGTACTCATCCCGCTACACTGAACAG GTCTGCATTCGCTCCTGCTTTCAGCTCAACATGGTGGAGCGCTGTGGCTGTGCCTATTACTTCTACCCGTTACCTGCCGGAGCAGAGTACTGCGACTACACAAAGCATGTAGCCTGGG gcTACTGCTATTACAAACTCCTGGCTGAATTCAAAGCTGACGTGCTGGGCTGCTTCCACAAATGCCGGAAACCTTGCAG AATGACGGAATACCAGCTGTCAGCTGGATACTCCCGCTGGCCTTCTGCTGTCTCAGAG GACTGGGTTTTTTACATGCTTTCCCAACAGAACAAATACAATATCACGTCCAAGAG GAACGGAGTTGCCAAAGTGAATATCTTCTTTGAGGAGTGGAACTACAAGACCAACGGGGAGTCTCCAGCCTTCACG GTGGTGACTCTGCTGTCCCAGCTTGGGAACCAGTGGAGTCTCTGGTTTGGATCTTCTGTCCTGTCTGTGATGGAGCTTGCAGAGCTGATTCTGGATGTCATTATCATCACCTGTATCTTGGCCGTACGCTGGTTCCGTTCTCGGCAGCAACTTTCTCCACCGGGACCCCCTCCCAACAGCCAGGATAACACTGCTTTCCAAGACGAGGTGCCAGCTCTCGGTGCTCCTCACCGCTTCACTGTTGAGGCCGTAGTGACCAAGCTGCCATCCTACAACAGCCTGGAACCACGCGGGCCAAGCAGGGACGGCGAGCTGGGACATGAGTGA
- the SCNN1A gene encoding amiloride-sensitive sodium channel subunit alpha isoform X1, whose translation MPEGEKTGQCKQEEEQEQKEEEREGLIEFYGSYQELFQFFCSNTTIHGAIRLVCSKKNKMKTAFWSVLFFLTFGLMYWQFGILYREYFSYPVNLNLNLNSDRLTFPAVTLCTLNPYRYSAIRKKLDELDQITHQTLLDLYDYNMSLARSDWSMQSTRKRSSRSLLHHVQRHPLRRQKRDNLVNLPENSPSVDKNDWKIGFVLCSENNKDCFHQAYSSGVDAVREWYSFHYINILAQMPDAKALDESDFENFIYACRFNEATCDKANYTHFHHPLYGNCYTFNDNSSSLWTSSLPGISNGLSLVVRTEQNDFIPLLSTVTGARVMVHDQNEPAFMDDGGFNVRPGIETSISMRKEMTVRLGGSYSDCTEDGSDVPVQNLYSSRYTEQVCIRSCFQLNMVERCGCAYYFYPLPAGAEYCDYTKHVAWGYCYYKLLAEFKADVLGCFHKCRKPCRMTEYQLSAGYSRWPSAVSEDWVFYMLSQQNKYNITSKRNGVAKVNIFFEEWNYKTNGESPAFTVVTLLSQLGNQWSLWFGSSVLSVMELAELILDVIIITCILAVRWFRSRQQLSPPGPPPNSQDNTAFQDEVPALGAPHRFTVEAVVTKLPSYNSLEPRGPSRDGELGHE comes from the exons atgccagaaggGGAGAAGACAGGGCAATGTAAGCAagaagaggagcaggagcagaaagaagaggAGCGGGAGGGTCTCATCGAGTTCTACGGGTCCTACCAGGAGCTCTTCCAGTTCTTCTGCAGCAACACAACCATCCACGGGGCTATCCGCCTGGTGTGCTCCAAAAAGAACAAGATGAAGACAGCCTTCTGGTCTGTTCTCTTCTTTCTCACCTTCGGCTTAATGTACTGGCAGTTTGGGATCCTCTACAGGGAGTACTTCAGCTACCCTGTCAACCTCAACCTCAACCTTAACTCCGACAGGCTGACCTTCCCAGCCGTGACGCTGTGCACACTCAATCCATACAG GTACAGTGCCATCCGGAAGAAGCTGGATGAGCTGGACCAAATCACCCATCAGACGCTGCTAGACCTTTATGACTACAACATGTCTCTGGCACGAAGCGACTGGTCCATGCAGTCCACACGGAAGCGTAGCTCAAGGAGCCTGCTCCACCACGTCCAGCGCCATCCACTGCGAAGGCAGAAGCGGGATAATTTAGTCAACCTGCCAGAGAACAGTCCCTCAGTGGACAAGAATGACTGGaaaattggttttgttctg TGCAGTGAAAACAACAAGGACTGCTTCCATCAGGCGTACTCCTCAGGGGTGGACGCTGTGCGGGAATGGTACAGCTTTCACTATATCAATATCCTGGCGCAGATGCCTGATGCAAAAGCCCTGGATGAGTCTGACTTTGAGAATTTCATCTACGCCTGCCGCTTCAACGAAGCAACATGTGACAAGGC GAACTACACCCACTTCCACCATCCCTTGTACGGGAACTGCTACACCTTCAAcgacaacagcagcagcctgtggacATCCTCGCTGCCTGGGATCAGTAACG GTCTCTCTCTGGTGGTGCGCACCGAACAGAATGATTTCATCCCTCTGTTGTCCACGGTGACAGGAGCCAGGGTCATGGTCCATGATCAGAACGAGCCAGCCTTCATGGATGATGGGGGCTTCAACGTGCGCCCAGGTATTGAGACCTCCATCAGCATGAGAAAG GAGATGACTGTGCGTCTTGGGGGCAGCTACAGTGACTGCACAGAGGATGGCAGCGACGTGCCAGTGCAAAACCTGTACTCATCCCGCTACACTGAACAG GTCTGCATTCGCTCCTGCTTTCAGCTCAACATGGTGGAGCGCTGTGGCTGTGCCTATTACTTCTACCCGTTACCTGCCGGAGCAGAGTACTGCGACTACACAAAGCATGTAGCCTGGG gcTACTGCTATTACAAACTCCTGGCTGAATTCAAAGCTGACGTGCTGGGCTGCTTCCACAAATGCCGGAAACCTTGCAG AATGACGGAATACCAGCTGTCAGCTGGATACTCCCGCTGGCCTTCTGCTGTCTCAGAG GACTGGGTTTTTTACATGCTTTCCCAACAGAACAAATACAATATCACGTCCAAGAG GAACGGAGTTGCCAAAGTGAATATCTTCTTTGAGGAGTGGAACTACAAGACCAACGGGGAGTCTCCAGCCTTCACG GTGGTGACTCTGCTGTCCCAGCTTGGGAACCAGTGGAGTCTCTGGTTTGGATCTTCTGTCCTGTCTGTGATGGAGCTTGCAGAGCTGATTCTGGATGTCATTATCATCACCTGTATCTTGGCCGTACGCTGGTTCCGTTCTCGGCAGCAACTTTCTCCACCGGGACCCCCTCCCAACAGCCAGGATAACACTGCTTTCCAAGACGAGGTGCCAGCTCTCGGTGCTCCTCACCGCTTCACTGTTGAGGCCGTAGTGACCAAGCTGCCATCCTACAACAGCCTGGAACCACGCGGGCCAAGCAGGGACGGCGAGCTGGGACATGAGTGA